In Qipengyuania psychrotolerans, one DNA window encodes the following:
- the edd gene encoding phosphogluconate dehydratase, with product MTRPLNDTIHKVTQRVIENSKASRADYLDLMNREGDRQVNRDSLSCSNLAHAFAGAEEDQQAIKVAKGPNLGIVTSYNDMLSAHQPYHRYPERMKIWAREVGATAQVAGATPAMCDGVTQGQDGMELSLFSRDTIALSTIVALSHAMYDGVALLGICDKIVPGLLMGALRFGHLPSIFIPSGPMGTGISNKEKQKTRQLYAEGKVGRDELLESESASYHSPGTCTFYGTANSNQMMMEMMGLHVPGAAFVPPGVKLRQEITRAATHRLAAIGKEGGDFRPLAQVIDEKAIINAAIGLLATGGSTNHAIHIPAMARAAGIRFDWTDLAELSSAVPLVARVYPNGSGDVNHFHDAGGMGYVIGTLLDEGLAHGDILTIWEGGFEAYSREPGMDGDTLTWRDPGPSGDTEMLRPASQPFQEDGGMRLVEGNLGRACFKSSAVEPERWTIEAPCRVFEDQHSVNEAFSKGELDRDVVVVVRFQGPRANGMPELHKLTPALGVLQDRGYRVALVTDGRMSGASGKVPAAIHCTPEALGGGPLAHLRDGDIVRVCAQTGTLSTTADLDSREAAPNPAPDAGMGREFYAMFRANADGAEQGASSMLAMAGL from the coding sequence ATGACTAGACCGCTGAACGATACGATCCACAAGGTGACGCAGCGCGTCATCGAAAATTCCAAGGCCAGCCGCGCGGATTATCTCGACCTGATGAACCGCGAAGGCGACCGTCAGGTTAACCGGGATTCTTTGTCCTGTTCCAACCTGGCCCACGCTTTTGCCGGAGCCGAGGAAGATCAGCAGGCGATCAAGGTTGCCAAGGGCCCGAACCTGGGGATCGTTACCTCTTATAACGATATGCTGTCGGCCCATCAGCCTTATCACCGTTACCCGGAACGGATGAAGATCTGGGCCCGCGAAGTCGGCGCCACTGCGCAGGTTGCAGGTGCCACACCGGCCATGTGCGACGGTGTGACGCAAGGTCAGGACGGGATGGAGCTGTCGCTGTTCAGCCGCGATACGATAGCGCTGTCAACAATCGTCGCGCTGAGCCATGCCATGTACGACGGTGTCGCCCTGCTCGGCATTTGCGACAAGATCGTCCCGGGATTGCTCATGGGGGCGCTGCGGTTCGGGCATCTGCCGTCGATCTTCATCCCCTCGGGACCGATGGGGACAGGCATTTCCAACAAGGAAAAGCAAAAGACCCGCCAGCTGTACGCAGAAGGCAAGGTTGGCCGTGACGAATTGCTCGAAAGCGAAAGCGCGAGCTACCATTCGCCGGGCACTTGCACTTTTTACGGCACGGCAAATTCCAACCAGATGATGATGGAGATGATGGGGCTCCATGTTCCCGGTGCGGCATTCGTGCCGCCCGGCGTGAAGCTGCGTCAGGAAATTACCCGCGCTGCCACTCACCGTCTCGCTGCGATTGGCAAGGAAGGCGGCGACTTCCGCCCGCTCGCGCAAGTGATCGATGAAAAAGCGATCATCAACGCGGCGATCGGCCTTTTGGCGACCGGCGGTTCCACAAATCACGCCATCCATATCCCGGCGATGGCGCGTGCCGCAGGCATCCGCTTCGACTGGACCGACCTTGCCGAACTGTCGAGCGCGGTGCCGCTCGTCGCGCGCGTCTACCCCAATGGCTCGGGCGATGTGAACCATTTCCACGATGCCGGCGGCATGGGCTACGTGATCGGAACGCTTCTCGACGAAGGATTGGCCCACGGCGATATTCTGACGATTTGGGAAGGCGGATTCGAAGCCTATTCCCGCGAACCGGGCATGGACGGAGATACCCTCACCTGGCGTGATCCGGGTCCAAGCGGCGATACAGAAATGCTGCGTCCCGCATCGCAGCCCTTCCAGGAGGACGGTGGTATGCGCCTGGTCGAGGGCAACCTTGGCCGCGCCTGCTTCAAGTCATCTGCGGTAGAGCCTGAACGCTGGACGATCGAGGCACCTTGCCGGGTCTTCGAGGACCAGCATTCGGTGAATGAAGCGTTCTCCAAGGGCGAACTCGACCGCGATGTCGTCGTTGTTGTCCGGTTCCAAGGCCCGCGAGCGAACGGTATGCCCGAACTGCACAAGCTCACCCCCGCGCTCGGCGTATTGCAGGATCGCGGATACCGGGTTGCTCTTGTTACCGATGGCCGCATGAGCGGAGCGAGCGGCAAAGTGCCCGCAGCTATTCATTGCACCCCCGAGGCGCTCGGCGGAGGCCCTCTGGCGCATTTGCGCGATGGGGATATCGTGAGGGTCTGCGCACAGACCGGCACGCTGTCGACTACGGCCGATCTGGATAGCCGCGAGGCAGCCCCCAACCCCGCACCCGATGCCGGTATGGGCCGCGAATTCTATGCCATGTTCCGCGCGAATGCCGACGGGGCCGAACAGGGCGCCTCCTCAATGCTCGCAATGGCAGGATTGTAA
- the zwf gene encoding glucose-6-phosphate dehydrogenase has translation MHELSFTADRLLLFGATGDLSQRMLLPSLCALDADGLLDAKLRIICTARSEMTKQEFRNFAREALEKFLPAQRRGGLANFLNRLSYVPVDATTPEGYEELAREVGDYSGLAIFLSTAPSLFETTIRGLEKSGLTKGNVRIGLEKPLGTDLASSEEINDAVAAAFPEGRIFRIDHYLGKETVQNLLALRFANILLEPVWNSNYVEHVQITVAETVGLESRVAYYDDSGALRDMVQNHMLQLLALVAMEPPTSFDSTAVRDEKVKVLRALREVQADEVVTGQYRAGAVDGASVPGYDDELGKESDTETFVAVKAHVDNWRWRGVPFYLRHGKRLPERVTEIVIQFRCIPHSIFEGRGATTQPNRLVIEIQPKENIQLTMMAKVPGLGREGLRLRPVPLDIAMPDAFSDTVRRIAYERLLLDLIEGDQTLFVRRDEVEAQWEWIDQIRQLWSDNETKPKTYSAGTWGPSAAIALAERDGVTWHDD, from the coding sequence ATGCACGAGCTAAGCTTCACCGCCGATCGCCTGCTCTTGTTCGGAGCGACCGGCGATTTGTCACAGCGCATGTTGTTGCCATCGCTATGTGCTCTCGACGCAGATGGCCTGCTCGATGCGAAATTACGCATCATCTGCACGGCCCGCTCAGAGATGACCAAGCAAGAATTCCGCAACTTTGCGCGGGAGGCTCTGGAGAAATTCCTTCCCGCTCAACGCCGCGGCGGGCTTGCCAATTTCCTCAACCGGCTCAGTTATGTACCAGTCGATGCGACCACCCCCGAGGGCTATGAAGAACTGGCCCGCGAAGTCGGCGACTACAGCGGCCTGGCGATCTTCCTCTCCACCGCACCGAGCCTGTTCGAAACGACCATCCGCGGGCTGGAAAAGTCCGGCCTCACCAAGGGCAACGTCCGCATTGGCCTGGAAAAGCCGCTCGGCACAGATCTGGCGAGCAGCGAGGAAATCAACGATGCCGTCGCCGCAGCCTTCCCGGAGGGGCGAATTTTCCGGATCGATCATTATCTTGGCAAGGAAACGGTACAGAACCTGTTGGCTTTACGTTTCGCCAACATCCTTCTCGAACCGGTGTGGAATTCGAATTACGTCGAGCATGTCCAGATAACGGTCGCGGAAACGGTCGGCCTGGAATCGCGCGTTGCCTATTACGACGATAGCGGCGCCCTGCGTGACATGGTGCAGAACCATATGCTCCAGCTGCTCGCACTGGTGGCGATGGAGCCGCCTACCAGCTTTGATTCCACTGCCGTCCGCGATGAGAAAGTAAAAGTCCTGCGTGCCCTGCGCGAGGTTCAGGCCGACGAAGTAGTCACTGGTCAATACCGGGCCGGTGCTGTCGATGGTGCCAGCGTTCCCGGCTACGACGACGAACTGGGCAAGGAAAGCGATACCGAGACCTTTGTCGCAGTGAAGGCGCATGTCGACAATTGGCGCTGGCGCGGGGTGCCATTTTACTTGCGGCACGGCAAACGCCTGCCCGAGCGTGTGACCGAAATCGTCATCCAGTTTCGCTGCATCCCGCACTCGATCTTCGAGGGCCGCGGAGCCACGACCCAGCCCAACCGGCTGGTCATTGAAATCCAGCCCAAGGAAAATATCCAGCTGACGATGATGGCCAAGGTGCCGGGCTTGGGCCGCGAAGGTCTGCGCCTGCGTCCTGTGCCCCTCGACATCGCAATGCCGGATGCTTTTTCCGACACGGTTCGCCGGATCGCTTACGAACGACTTTTGCTCGACCTTATTGAAGGCGACCAGACGTTGTTCGTGCGGCGCGACGAGGTCGAGGCTCAGTGGGAATGGATCGACCAGATCCGGCAGCTGTGGTCCGACAACGAAACCAAACCCAAGACCTATTCCGCAGGCACCTGGGGGCCGAGCGCAGCGATCGCGCTGGCCGAACGCGATGGGGTTACCTGGCACGATGACTAG
- a CDS encoding transglutaminase-like domain-containing protein: MPIAIKSSFAFSLERETDVLLQFEAAAIPEQDILSMQTDLSEAQHCAHVPAQDAIGERIWLRAVGEFEVSYTAEVEIRRELANLSDLSALSPHEMPGGAVEYLFDSRYCAADRFQTFVEDEFSGTSGGARIAAIQDWISRKYSYVPGASGPQTNALDSFVERRGICRDYAHTVVAMARASTIPARYVACYAPGVEPQDFHAVAEVFLNDPNIEGGGAWQLVDATGMADPAQIVKIGVGRDAADVSFMTTFGASQFLRSSVSVEEI, from the coding sequence ATGCCCATAGCCATCAAAAGCAGCTTCGCCTTTTCCCTTGAACGCGAGACCGACGTTTTGCTGCAATTCGAAGCAGCGGCGATCCCCGAACAAGACATTCTGAGTATGCAGACTGACCTGTCCGAAGCTCAGCACTGCGCCCATGTCCCAGCCCAAGACGCCATCGGCGAGCGGATCTGGCTGCGTGCCGTGGGTGAATTTGAAGTCAGCTACACGGCTGAAGTCGAAATCCGCCGAGAATTGGCCAATTTGTCCGACCTGTCGGCACTGTCTCCGCACGAAATGCCAGGCGGTGCAGTCGAGTATCTGTTCGACAGCCGTTATTGCGCGGCAGACCGGTTCCAGACCTTCGTCGAGGACGAGTTTTCCGGGACCAGTGGCGGCGCCCGTATCGCTGCAATACAGGATTGGATCTCGCGCAAATATTCATATGTGCCCGGCGCATCCGGACCACAGACTAATGCCCTGGACAGCTTCGTCGAGCGGCGCGGTATTTGCCGTGACTATGCCCACACCGTCGTCGCGATGGCGCGAGCCAGCACGATCCCTGCCCGCTACGTGGCGTGTTACGCGCCGGGAGTTGAACCGCAGGACTTCCATGCTGTCGCCGAGGTCTTCCTGAACGATCCGAATATTGAAGGCGGCGGCGCGTGGCAGCTCGTTGACGCCACTGGCATGGCCGACCCTGCCCAGATCGTTAAAATCGGTGTCGGCCGAGACGCGGCTGACGTCAGCTTCATGACCACTTTCGGTGCAAGCCAGTTCCTGCGCAGTTCCGTATCGGTCGAGGAAATCTGA